A stretch of DNA from Gemmatimonadota bacterium:
ATCTGCATCTTGCAGTAACCAAGGTACGAATTTGGAGGCCCTTCAAGATGATTACGAAAAACGGATGTGTGGGGCGGTGATCTTTGAAAGAACGTAGATTGAGATATGTTAAAGGTTTAATCTTCGTATGGGTGAATGGTCATGAGTACCGATCCAACTGACGGGCATCTTTATGATCTCTATCGTCTAGATCCGGACGAGGCCGACCGCCTGCTTTTCGGCCGTCGCACGTATCCCGACCGTCGCGGGTTCCTGAAGAACGCCGGCCTGGCGGCCATGGGCGCACTGGTCGGGGCCGCGATCCCCTTCCACCGCAACATGCCCGCCCACTTCATACCCGTAGCGCTCGCCGCCGAAGGTGTCATTACCGGCAAAGACGGCCTCACGGTCCTCAATGACCGGCCCATGTGCGCGGAGACCCCGCCGCACCTCCTCGATGACGCCATTACGCCCACCGAAAGACACTTCGTCCGCAACAACGGGTTGATGCCCGAGGACCTGGACGCATCGCGCTGGCAACTGGCCATCGACGGCCTGGTCGACCACCCATTGACACTCGGCCTCGAGGATCTTGGAGCACGCTTCGAAGTCGTAACCCGCGCGCTGGCCCTGGAATGCGCGGGCAACGGACGCGCATTCTTCGACCCGAAGACGAAGGGCGAACAGTGGACTTACGGCGCGGTGGCCTGCTCGGAGTGGACGGGGGTTCGACTTTCAGACGTGCTGGAAGCCGCTGGAATCCGGCGCGGCGCCGTCTACACCGCCCACTACGGCGCCGATACCCACCTTTCCGGCGCGTCGGCCGGGCTTCCCATCTCCCGCGGGGTGCCGATCGACAAGGCCATGGACCCGCACAATCTCATCGCCTTCGCCCAGAACGGCCGGCCGATCCACCCGATGAACGGCGGGCCGCTACGGCTGATTATACCTGGTTGGCCCGGTTCGTGTTCCCAGAAGTGGCTGACCCGCGTTGAGATCCGGGACCAGGTACACGACGGGCCCAAGATGACAG
This window harbors:
- a CDS encoding sulfite oxidase, with the protein product MSTDPTDGHLYDLYRLDPDEADRLLFGRRTYPDRRGFLKNAGLAAMGALVGAAIPFHRNMPAHFIPVALAAEGVITGKDGLTVLNDRPMCAETPPHLLDDAITPTERHFVRNNGLMPEDLDASRWQLAIDGLVDHPLTLGLEDLGARFEVVTRALALECAGNGRAFFDPKTKGEQWTYGAVACSEWTGVRLSDVLEAAGIRRGAVYTAHYGADTHLSGASAGLPISRGVPIDKAMDPHNLIAFAQNGRPIHPMNGGPLRLIIPGWPGSCSQKWLTRVEIRDQVHDGPKMTGTSYRLPDRGIAPGETVDEEDFRIIENMPVKSLITHPATGRRTTEGSVEVRGHAWAGEGRVDAVDLSSDFGATWMPATLDDPVNAYAWQNWRSAVSFPREGYYEVWARATDSHGVSQPHAIAWNPGGYLNNAMHRIAVYME